The following nucleotide sequence is from Primulina tabacum isolate GXHZ01 chromosome 2, ASM2559414v2, whole genome shotgun sequence.
TCACAGATGCTAGCGGATACGACTTCCAGTTCTACTCTACTGTAGTTTTCACTGGCCAATGTGGAGACTCCTTGGATCATGGTGTTACAGTTCTAGGTTATGTGACGGAAAACGGTAAGTTAAAATATTGGATAATCAAGAATTCATGGGGGAGTTCTTGGGGTGAAGATGGTTACATGAGGTTGCAGAAGGATATTGCTGACAAAAAAGGGATTTGTTGGATTGCCGTCGAAGTCTACTATCCTGTAATCTAGCTGAAAGAATAAAAATTGAGGCATCTTTAAATGACGTATTGTACATGATGTTCGTGTATGTATAATGCATCTGTTAAGCGAAACTTGATGAGTACACGTTTGCATACACTAATGTGATATGACACAAATAGAAgatttcttataaaaaaaatcgtaACGGTATATCATAATTTTCCTCAATTTACAACCAAATCAAAAATTCAAACATTTCGTTGCATTCTGTACCCCAGCCGATATGATTTGTGAATGATCTATTCTAGTAAGTCAAGCTTTTTGAACTCGAACTAATCACCAAAGCCTTAAGCTTCGAGGAATCTCCAGCTGCATTAGCTCGACGAGTAatgttttccatatttttatataaacttTGCCTCACCATGTTGTTCATCAGTCTCTTTCCTTCAACAAGATCCCTCTGTTTCAGAGGTGAACCAAACGCTACCGGTCCCACCTGAGGCCCCGAGTGAGGCCCCATTCTCATCTGTCTCTCGTTCTTAAACCACTGCAGGATCTTCAAAGCTCGTTTCTGAGCCAATGGACTCCCTAACAATGCTACTTCAAGAAGAACTTGTACTATTCCCGCCTTAGCCATTTTCTGCCTCTGACATGAGCTCTGATGAGctaaaatcatcaaaatgtaAGAAGACAATTCTTGGCATTTGGGCTTCTCTTCCCATGTCATGATCTGGATAAACGCCTCAGGAACCACAGGATTATGCTCCAACGCTTTCCTCCCCGCTAAAGTTACAACCAAATTTCCTAAAGTCGCCAATGCACTTTCTGATGTTGATTTATCGACAGATGATCTCATCAGTGTTTCAACTGCCCCTGAATTGATTATAGGGCCGGTATTGTCTAAGACCGAAGATAGATTGTATAATATGCTTAAACATGATTTCTTGGCGTCGATGTTACTTGAACTTGACTCGAGAGTGGAAACCACAAAAGGGATCATTCTTGCAGATTTGAGGGAGAATTGGCTGTTGGCCAGGGCTGATATTGATAAGATCAGATGTGCAAGTTCTTGTATATGCGTTTCGTCTAGAACGTCGATCTTTTCTGGTAGTTTTGAGAAGAACCCTGCCTCTACGATTAGAGCTTTATTCCTAGAAGTGGAGCAAATGAGAAATAATCAAGGCATAAGTCAGCAAATTCTCTCGAACCTGACACTtttctaaatttatttttataagatAATAAATGCGTTTCATTTTGAGCAAGAAATTCATCACAGTCAAGGCTGTCAAAAGCTTCATGTGATGTTAGCTCCAACCACCTTTGTCCTCACCTcaaggaatatatatatatatatatatatatatatatatatttaatgacTTTCTAGAAAACTATCTAATCTGAGGCACCCAACTTCATTTAACCTACATTTACGgatcaaatcaaataatttgaaataataaatttcaaatatagttgacattcatacataatattatttgataggcaaaaacttgtgtgagacggtctcaaggatcgtattttgtgagacgtatcttttatttgggttatccatgaaaaaatattactttttatgctaaaagtattactttttagtgtgaatatcggtataattgaaccgtctcacagataaagattcgtgagaccgtcacacaaaagacctactcaatttaaaatatatagtttGAATCATTTTCTAAATTGAATTATATCCTCTTAATCAAATACTTTCTCATCCAAACCCCACCCAGGTTGACATTGGCCCACCATTATAGTTGTTATTTTCACTAACATTTTTATCTGTCAAGTCAACAAATCCAGTGAAAATTCAATCTCCTCTCCTCTCCTAGTGTTCAGACAATTCAACTAGACTGCTGACTAAATTCATAGCTAATTAATACCATAAAGTTCAATTCAGCTCCACCAACaagaatatttaataaaattattacacAACAGAAATAGGTCTGAAATataattctttttttaaaaaaaaatttgcaattACTAATTTgcgaaaataatttaaacaattatCAAGAAAATTGAGACTCACGCGAAAGAGCCCTTGGCGAGCTCAATTAACGCCCGAACAGCCATTCTTCGACGCGCAACCACTTCCGAACCCACCATAGCAACCAGCGGCGGAATAACACCGAGCTCCGCCATGGTTTTCCGTCTCTTCAGGTTTTCTCCGGCCAGCTTCTGTATTTCTTCCGCCGCCGCTCCTTTCTCTTCCCAGCTCCCAAAATGAAGCTTCTTCACAGACCTATGCAAAACCACCACCCATCCATCACCGTAATCGCGTCCACCCTCCAATTTTCCTGCCATGCAATCCTCAATCTTTACTTCTCTATATGCATCCATGACCTTTTCCTGCTTCTTCTCCGGTGTCTTACGCTGCCTTTTGGTGGCTCTAAGGCGGAGGAATCGTCGCAGGCGAGTAAAGAACCTCAGTTTTGTACACGCTAAGAACAAATTAGTCAAAGAATCTGATCTTTTTGGTGCTCGTGGAGCTGACATATTTCAAGAAGTTAATTCGATTCAAACTTTTATATATAGGTCGATTCGTCTGACCAAGGAAAGTGAAGAATCAGACACTTTATACGCAAAAACAAAAGGATCTACAGTAGAGAGCACATGCAGACTGAGAGAGAGATCATGTGTGCTtcgagaaataatttttttttttttttttggtttctcatataaatcaataataaacAAACTATTGCATTGAATCTCTGAATATTTTAGTTTCCCATAATGCCCTCTGCAGGCGTCTTGGGCATCTACACTGAAATTGGTGACATAAAATAACAACTACCCATCCCTTTCCAAACTAGCCATCCCATTTTCCAACTCAtatagtttaaataattattttaagggTAATTTGTAGAAAAATACATCtgtcaattatttttttaagattcagtacacataagtttttttttgtattttaataccTGACAAAAGACACTTAGTTTTTACTACATGTTTCatgtatttttacttttttaccctttttacttaataaaaaattatataaatcctTTTTTTTTGTTAGCCATCTTCTCTTTCCACTCATCATTCCCGATGCATTTGGATCACATATacattgaattaaaatatttttttatttaaaaaaaccatTCACAACTGagcattgaactttttgaaatacttaattttacttgcgaaatacttaatttcaattttaaaatacttgatttagtaAATGACATACTCataatgtgtattaaaatatttgatattcgaatatgcaacgcaaGTTCACGAAGTGCTCGTATTTCCTTCCAAGatccatttggatgacatgttcatttcatttaattatttttttattttaaaaaacaaaacaaattcgcaactaagcattgaactttttcaagtacttagttttacttgcgaaatacctaattgcagttttaaaatacttgatttggtaaatgagaaaCTCAGAAtgggtattaaaatactggatattcgaatatgcaacgcaaGTTCATCAAGTGTTCGTATTTCCATCCAAAATCTATTTAGATAacttgttcatttcatttaattattttttttattttaaaaaaacaaattcgcaactaagcattgaaaatttttaagtacctagttttacttgcgaaatacctaatttcagttttaaaatacttgatttggtaaatgagatacttataaaagttaataaaatactggatattctagtaggcaacgtaagttcaccaaatgctcgcattttcattcaagatgcatttggatgacatgtacatttcatttaaatattttttatttttaaattcacAACTAAACATCGAACTTTttgaagtacttagttttacttacgaaatacttaatttcaattttaaaatacttgatttgataaatgaaatactcaaaatgaatattaaaatactggatattagaatatgcaacgtaagttcaccaaattCTCGCATTTCCAtcgaagatgcatttggatgacatgttcatttcatttaattatttttttattgttaaaaaaaacaaattcgtaaCTAAGCATTAAACattttcaagtacttagttttacttgcgaaacacctaatttcaattttaaaatacttgatttggtaaatgagatactcagaatatgtattaaaatactggatattcgaatatgcaaggtaagttcaccaagtgttggtCTTTCCTTAGAAGATGCATTTGGACGACATATTCTTCTCGTGTGATAtctattttgtaaaaaaatatcaaattcccaactaaacatgaaacttttaaagtacttagtttatTTGTTAAGTacctaatttcagtttcaaaatacttgatttcataaatgagatactcagaatatgtaataaaatactggatatttcTAATATGCATTATGATGCAATTTCAATGCAATTGAAATTTTAACAAATACATTGTTCATCACtcctcatgaaataaaaataacaatttatttCGATATACAAAGAAAGAACTTACTTTTACTCCGGGAAAAGTATGATactatatttttgttaaaagtaAGTGCTTATTTTGATCTAAAAACAACTTACTCTTACTCCACGATCACTAATGAACTGTGTTCATTTCtttaaatgacatgaataagtattCTAATGAATCTTAGTTGGAAAACCAACCATGACTGAatttacgttgcatattcgaatatccagtattctatcacatattatgagtatctcatttaccaaatcaagtattttaaaattaaaattatgtatttcgcaagtaaaagtaagtacttcaaaatgttatatgcttagtgatcgagcaaaactttcaTTGTAAAATTCTTagtaaaaatcaataatattcaagctcgaaataatctcaagtgcacgatgtcaagtaataatatagtgtacaagagtacgagtatcgttcatCTAAGGAttgtatttctcaattattatTCTCAGTTATTCAATTTTTAGCAGCGATACTTCAGATGATTGTTTACTACTacgattattaaataaaaactcaatgaaATAGTTCAAGGATtgaatgatgaaataaataagctagaatgattgattaaagttcaatgagaaatgaatttgttgagaatctcggttcacctacccctcctTAATCTACTTAATTCGTTCGACAATGATATATGCTTTCGACGAGATTTCATATCCAATTGAACATGCCCTCtcaagctatgccaaactaattcaactcagtgaagtaattaaatctctttaattatttgtcaagggtgaattgcatgtcgtttTATTAAATCTCCTAGCTTTCGACCTattggactatgactatcgacgtgtatctgacttcatatttctatgtaaattgtaaatccacgtattatgctactcgttcctatcacgggTTATTCGCTCGAAAAACATTGTCcggaaatcttcaaatcttcgcTCCAAGCCTTTTTTCTCTTTCAATGCTTCGTGGCTGCTAAAAAGTCcttgaacatgtcatccaaatgcatcttggatgaAAACACGAGCACTTGGtaaacttacgttgcatattcaaatatccagtattttaatactcattatGAATATCTCATTTATCAAATCAaagattttaaaactgaaattaggtctttcgcaagtaaaactaagtacttgaaaaagttcaatgtttagttgcgaatttgtttttttaacaataaaaaaacaattaaatgaaattaacatgtcatccaaatgtatCTTGGATAGAAAtgcgagcacttggtgaacttacgttgcatattctaatatccagtattttaatacccattctgagtatctcatttatcaaatcaaatattttaaaattgaaattagatatttcgcaagtaaaagtaagtacttcaaaatgttCTATACTTaattgcgaatttgttttttttaaataaagaaaataattaaataaaatgaacatgtcatccaaatgcatcttggatgtaaatgcgagcacttggtgaacttacgttgcatattcgaatatccagtattttaatactcattctgagtatttcatttactaaatcaagtattttaaaatttaaattaggtATTTTGCAAATAAAAgtaagtacttgaaaaagttcaatgcttagttacgaatttgttttttaagaataaaaaaataattaaatgaaatgaacatgtcatctaaatgcatcttggatggaaatgcgagcatttggtgaacttacgttgcctactagaatatccagtattttattaacttttataagtatctcatttaccaaatcaagtattttaaaactgaaattaggtatttcgcaagtaaaactagttacttaaaaaatttcaatgcttagttgcgaatttatttttttaaaaataaaaaaataattaaatgaaatgaacaagtTATCTAAATAGATTTTGGATGGAAAtacgagcacttggtgaacttgcgttgcatattcgaatatccagtattttaatactcattctgagtatcttatttaccaaatcaagtattttaaaactgcaattaggtatttcgcaagtaaaactaagtacttgaaaaagttcaatgcttagttgcgaatttgttttgttttttaaaataaaaaataattaaatgaaatgaacatgtcatccaaatggatCTTGGAAGGAAATACGAGCACTTCGTGAACttgcgttgcatattcgaatatcaaatattttaatacacattatGAGTATGTCATTtactaaatcaagtattttaaaattgaaattaagtatttcgcaagtaaaattaagtatttcaaaaagttcaatgctCAGTTgtgaattgtttttttaaataaaaaaaattttaattcaatgtaTATGTGATCCAAATGCATCGGGAATGATGAGTGGAAAGAGAAGATGTCTAACAAAAAAAaggatttatataattttttattaagtaaAAATACATGAAACATGTAGTAAAAACTAAGTTTGTCTTTTGTCAggtattaaaatacaaaaaaaaacttatgtgtactaaatcttaaaaaaatcattGGCAGGTGTATTTTTCTACAAATTACCGTTATTTTAAttcttcaaattatttttaatatgttcAAGTAGATTTTAATGGAATTTGCCTTTAAAAATCTACATTTAGATCGAATTGCAGGGTGCTAAAGTTCTTATACTAGTAATAATTGGTATAACGATATTCAtttcatataataattataaaatatatatttatattattgtgaaaaagtaaaaatttatggtaaaaagtaaaaatctcaaactctcaaaatttaccaaactacacactttataatatttttctctctactcaattgtgattttcttcacaaatgagagatctatttataggaaatctttacaaataatccaaaaataaaatacatcattacctacatcatcacacactaattttcaatatttacaactcttattttcaacattcaaatattcaacattcaaatattcaatacacacattttaaatattattttccaatactcccccttgtgatgatgatcatgatacgatgatgtcttcattacgtgtttttgtactgcctcgttaaaaaccttacttggaaaaacccattgggataaaaaccatagtaagggaaaaagagtgcagtcacgtaaactctccctgatgttgacatgaacaattcttcacaaatttcgtagattgcgcatcccaatattatatatgtgctttctgaatattgacgtaggaagtgcctttgtgaagagatctgatgagttttcacttgattgaatgtgacgaacatcaatacatctattcttctcaagctccttggtgaatgcgaagaacttaggaggaatatgtttagttctgtcgctttttatgtatccttctttcatttgagcaacacatgcagcattatcttcatatagtatcacaggcttctcatcagatgataatccgcatgaaatttggatatgttgggtcattgattttaaccacacacattcacgacttgcttcatgtagtgcaataatctcggcatgatttgatgaagttgttacgagcgtttgtttctgagaacgccaagatattgcagtgcctccacgagtaaatacatatccagtttgggaacgtgccttgtatggatcagataagtatccagcatcagcataaccaattatacttggattagcatcttttgaatacaaaagtcccaagtctgtcgttcctcgtagataacggaatatatgtttaattccgttccagtgtctctttgttggatatgtgctaaatcttgccaacagattcacggcaaaagatatatcaggccttgtacaatttgtaaggtacataagggcaccgatggcacttagatatggtacttctggaccaagaatatcttcatcatcttcacatggacggaatggatccttttctatgtttaatgatctaacaaccattggagtacttaaaggatttgctttatccatattaaaacgtttaaggatcttttctgtataatttgtctggtgaacaaacattccacattctttttgttcaatttgtaaacccagacaatacttggtttttccaagatccttcatttcaaattcttccttcaagtatgacacaacttcttgaatttctttattcgttccaatgatgtttaaatcatcaacatatacagcaataattacgcatccggatgttgttttcttaatgaaaacgcaagggcatattgaattatttacatatccctttttcatcaagtgatcacttagtcgattataccacattcgacctgattgctttaacccatataatgatctttgtaatttcacagaataacattccctgggttttgaactttgtgcttcaggcatcttaaatccttcagggattttcatatatatatattactatcaagtgatccatataagtaagctgtaacaacatccataagacgcatttctaaattttcagataccgccaagctaatcaaataccgaaacgtaattgcatccatcacaggagaatacgtttcttcataatcaattccaggcctttgagaaaacccttgtgcaacaagtcgagctttatatcttactatttcatttttctcatttcgctttcgaataaaaacccatttgtatcaaacaggttttacaccttcaggtgtaaggactataggtccaaaaactttacgtttatttagcgaatttaattcaacctggatggcatctttccattttatccaatcctgccgatttttacattcaccaaaagattttggttcatgatcttcgttatc
It contains:
- the LOC142533601 gene encoding uncharacterized protein LOC142533601 — its product is MSAPRAPKRSDSLTNLFLACTKLRFFTRLRRFLRLRATKRQRKTPEKKQEKVMDAYREVKIEDCMAGKLEGGRDYGDGWVVVLHRSVKKLHFGSWEEKGAAAEEIQKLAGENLKRRKTMAELGVIPPLVAMVGSEVVARRRMAVRALIELAKGSFANKALIVEAGFFSKLPEKIDVLDETHIQELAHLILSISALANSQFSLKSARMIPFVVSTLESSSSNIDAKKSCLSILYNLSSVLDNTGPIINSGAVETLMRSSVDKSTSESALATLGNLVVTLAGRKALEHNPVVPEAFIQIMTWEEKPKCQELSSYILMILAHQSSCQRQKMAKAGIVQVLLEVALLGSPLAQKRALKILQWFKNERQMRMGPHSGPQVGPVAFGSPLKQRDLVEGKRLMNNMVRQSLYKNMENITRRANAAGDSSKLKALVISSSSKSLTY